One window from the genome of Pseudomonadota bacterium encodes:
- a CDS encoding NUDIX hydrolase: protein MIKKWELLDSRTDRDYKLFKIKAIQATSPRTNGTGIFYTIETKDWVNIIPVTENREVVMIRQYRHGSKEISLEIPGGLVDEKHPEKAALRELLEETGYTGEYVECLGAVNPNPAIFSNLCHTYLVEKARKTSSKNLDPDEDIEVVLVPLPEIPSLIDRGIINHALVVVAFHYYFSKKGCCNLWTK, encoded by the coding sequence ATGATAAAAAAATGGGAACTTTTAGATTCAAGGACAGACAGAGACTATAAATTATTCAAGATAAAAGCTATCCAGGCAACATCTCCAAGGACCAACGGTACAGGAATATTTTACACAATCGAGACAAAGGACTGGGTAAATATTATTCCTGTCACGGAAAATAGGGAAGTTGTCATGATAAGACAATACAGGCATGGATCAAAAGAAATATCCCTTGAGATACCCGGCGGTCTTGTTGACGAAAAACACCCGGAAAAGGCAGCCTTGAGGGAGCTCCTTGAGGAAACCGGATATACGGGTGAGTATGTAGAATGCCTCGGGGCTGTTAATCCGAATCCGGCAATATTCAGCAATCTCTGTCACACATACCTTGTAGAGAAAGCAAGGAAGACTTCTTCTAAAAACCTTGACCCCGATGAAGACATTGAAGTAGTTCTGGTACCATTACCCGAGATTCCATCCCTGATCGACAGAGGCATTATTAACCATGCATTGGTAGTAGTTGCCTTCCATTATTACTTTTCAAAAAAAGGATGTTGTAATCTATGGACAAAATAA
- the xseA gene encoding exodeoxyribonuclease VII large subunit: MKKPSPWQIQVYTVSALTSQIRQSINSQFRDVLVQGEISNFKLYPSGHLYFTLKDDNAMIKAVVFNFWDKYSENMIEDGSAVICKGRVDVYEKRGEYRLLVDAIEVQGQGLLQLKFQKLKEKLLKEGLFDAERKKQLPLLPKLIGIVTSPAGAAIRDMLKVIYGKYENMSVLIYPVKVQGDDACYEIAEGINYFNRTKEADVIIVGRGGGSLEDLAPFNEEVVARAIFSSEIPVVSAVGHEVDFTIADFAADVRAPTPTAAADIVVRNKAEFLDAILDMEKKLKKGISNRLERSRFLLYQGSMELKERKRLFTDYRMYLDELLNNMIHGFSLYFRGKKGQVDTLTQRISDLNPDNILRRGYSITIKKDTKEVVVRADQIVRGEELLVKLHKGEADCTVMDKRL; the protein is encoded by the coding sequence ATGAAAAAACCTTCTCCATGGCAAATCCAGGTCTATACGGTATCCGCCCTCACCTCACAGATACGGCAATCCATTAACAGCCAATTCAGGGATGTGCTGGTACAAGGGGAGATTTCTAATTTCAAACTCTATCCTTCGGGACACCTTTATTTTACGCTGAAGGATGATAATGCAATGATCAAGGCTGTAGTTTTCAATTTTTGGGACAAGTATTCTGAAAACATGATAGAAGACGGCTCGGCCGTCATCTGCAAAGGCAGGGTGGATGTATATGAAAAAAGAGGCGAGTACCGACTGCTTGTGGACGCCATAGAGGTGCAGGGCCAGGGACTTCTGCAATTGAAATTCCAGAAGCTTAAAGAAAAGTTGCTGAAAGAAGGGCTTTTTGATGCCGAGCGGAAAAAACAGTTGCCATTATTGCCAAAGTTAATCGGCATTGTGACCTCGCCGGCAGGTGCGGCCATAAGGGATATGCTAAAGGTTATATATGGAAAATATGAAAATATGTCCGTATTAATATATCCTGTTAAGGTTCAGGGCGATGACGCATGTTATGAAATTGCTGAAGGAATCAACTATTTCAACAGGACAAAAGAGGCAGATGTTATCATTGTAGGCCGGGGAGGAGGCTCTCTGGAAGATTTGGCTCCCTTCAATGAGGAGGTCGTGGCAAGGGCCATATTCTCATCGGAAATACCTGTTGTGTCTGCTGTTGGACATGAAGTAGATTTTACCATAGCCGATTTTGCTGCAGATGTAAGAGCGCCCACACCGACTGCTGCTGCCGATATTGTTGTGAGGAACAAGGCAGAATTTCTCGATGCAATCCTTGATATGGAGAAAAAGCTGAAAAAGGGAATCAGTAACAGGCTCGAAAGGTCAAGATTCCTTCTTTATCAGGGGTCTATGGAGTTAAAAGAGAGGAAAAGACTGTTTACAGATTACCGGATGTATCTGGATGAGTTGCTAAATAACATGATACACGGTTTTTCTTTATATTTCAGGGGTAAAAAGGGGCAAGTCGACACGCTTACCCAGAGGATATCAGACCTGAATCCCGACAATATTTTAAGGAGGGGCTACAGTATCACAATAAAGAAGGATACTAAAGAGGTTGTTGTCCGCGCAGATCAGATTGTCAGGGGCGAGGAACTGCTTGTAAAACTACACAAAGGTGAGGCCGATTGTACTGTCATGGATAAACGCCTGTAA
- a CDS encoding 2-oxoacid:acceptor oxidoreductase family protein, translating to MVEIKFYGRGGQGAVIASQILAKVFFSMGKYPQCFSLFGGERRGAPVASFLRVDDKKILLKCEIIRPDEVIFMAPDLVDEKEIDAILKPGGLILINDALTTNGFKALRKFRLALVDALSISEDLGMGAMINTAMLGAYAKASGAIPMEYLEKAIKETVPAKIEENVAAARRAYEVTRLFYGGAIDG from the coding sequence ATGGTTGAAATCAAATTTTACGGCCGGGGAGGACAGGGAGCGGTAATCGCATCCCAGATACTGGCAAAGGTTTTCTTCAGCATGGGGAAATACCCGCAGTGCTTTTCCCTCTTTGGCGGTGAGAGACGGGGCGCTCCTGTTGCGAGTTTCTTGAGGGTTGATGATAAAAAAATCCTCCTTAAGTGTGAAATTATAAGGCCTGACGAGGTTATTTTTATGGCCCCGGACCTGGTTGACGAAAAGGAGATTGATGCAATATTAAAACCCGGCGGGCTCATCCTCATCAACGATGCCCTTACTACAAATGGATTTAAAGCCTTACGGAAGTTCCGTCTTGCACTTGTGGATGCCCTTTCGATTTCTGAAGACCTGGGTATGGGGGCTATGATCAATACAGCAATGCTCGGGGCATACGCTAAGGCAAGTGGCGCCATACCCATGGAATATCTGGAAAAAGCGATCAAGGAAACTGTTCCTGCCAAGATTGAAGAGAATGTTGCTGCCGCCCGGAGGGCATATGAAGTAACCCGACTTTTTTACGGAGGCGCAATAGATGGATAA
- the thiD gene encoding bifunctional hydroxymethylpyrimidine kinase/phosphomethylpyrimidine kinase has protein sequence MKKILTIAGYDPSTGAGITKDLDVFSALGIHGVSVPTCIVLQGPRGVQDVYPIPYSQFFEMMDMVKKSSPVDGIKIGVVWNEAYVERIAYILSGLDNPVLVVDPVMASKNGTRLLSDEGLQCLIEQIFPVADVVTPNLPEASFIIGKEVETLEDMEACAKDIFDMGPGAVVVKGGHLTGEPIDLFFDGKEFTSWKKHRINQEVHGTGCAFSSLITAFLVHGYDKKEAFLASEKVMEELLEDSYRIDIDGYFYTSSGITNSRCSDRWGVLQAMKEAGEMLCRLNMADLIPAVQMNMGYAIRDARGIEDIAAFPGRIGINNGKILIKGEPAFGASSHVARLILTFLKYYPHIRSCVSVRYDRAIIEKAHESAMNVLFFDRKSEPEKLKEAEGKSLDYLTEEVLKRADQPPDIIYDLGDVGKEPIIRLFAKDPLELINKMEMIRP, from the coding sequence ATGAAAAAAATTCTCACCATAGCCGGTTATGACCCATCAACCGGGGCAGGTATTACAAAGGACCTCGATGTATTTTCTGCTCTCGGCATACATGGTGTATCCGTGCCCACGTGTATAGTGCTCCAGGGACCTCGGGGAGTGCAGGATGTATATCCCATACCATATTCACAGTTTTTTGAGATGATGGATATGGTAAAAAAAAGTTCGCCTGTTGACGGTATAAAGATCGGCGTTGTATGGAACGAGGCTTATGTAGAGAGGATTGCATATATTTTAAGCGGTCTTGACAACCCTGTCCTTGTTGTTGATCCTGTTATGGCATCAAAGAACGGGACACGGCTTTTAAGCGATGAGGGGCTGCAATGCCTGATAGAGCAAATATTCCCCGTGGCAGATGTTGTTACCCCGAATCTGCCGGAGGCGTCTTTTATCATCGGGAAAGAGGTAGAAACCCTTGAAGACATGGAGGCCTGTGCAAAAGACATATTTGATATGGGACCCGGGGCTGTTGTTGTAAAAGGAGGGCACCTGACAGGCGAACCCATTGACCTGTTCTTCGACGGCAAGGAATTTACCTCCTGGAAAAAACACAGGATTAACCAGGAAGTACACGGTACAGGCTGCGCATTCTCCTCTCTCATAACTGCCTTCCTTGTCCATGGCTATGATAAGAAAGAGGCCTTCCTTGCATCGGAAAAGGTCATGGAAGAGTTGCTGGAAGACAGCTACAGGATAGACATTGACGGATATTTCTATACATCTTCCGGTATAACAAACAGCAGATGCTCCGACAGATGGGGCGTACTTCAGGCCATGAAGGAAGCCGGTGAGATGCTGTGCAGACTTAATATGGCCGATTTGATACCGGCAGTGCAGATGAACATGGGTTATGCGATAAGGGATGCAAGAGGGATTGAAGATATAGCTGCCTTTCCCGGAAGGATAGGTATAAATAATGGGAAGATACTTATAAAGGGAGAACCTGCCTTTGGCGCGTCATCCCATGTGGCAAGGCTGATTCTCACCTTTCTGAAATATTACCCCCATATAAGGTCGTGCGTCAGCGTGAGATATGACAGGGCAATAATCGAAAAAGCCCACGAGTCTGCCATGAATGTGTTGTTTTTTGACAGAAAAAGCGAGCCTGAAAAGCTGAAAGAAGCAGAGGGGAAAAGCCTCGATTATTTGACTGAAGAGGTGTTAAAAAGGGCAGATCAGCCGCCGGATATAATTTATGACCTGGGTGATGTTGGAAAAGAACCTATTATAAGGCTTTTCGCAAAAGACCCTCTTGAGTTAATAAATAAAATGGAGATGATAAGACCATGA
- the mobB gene encoding molybdopterin-guanine dinucleotide biosynthesis protein B has protein sequence MDKIKIPVISIVGRAKTGKTTFIEKLIPVLMYKDIKVAVIKHHLHDFEFDIPGKDTYRHKKAGAKTVILSSPGKIAMVKDTEKDLSIEEIISGYIDDIDLLITEGYKKEDMPKIEVYPKKEGAEPVCIDDRNLVAIITDIPFTTHVPVFQRDDIEGVAGFILTKFKLAQGA, from the coding sequence ATGGACAAAATAAAAATCCCCGTTATTTCTATAGTGGGAAGGGCAAAAACAGGAAAAACAACATTTATTGAAAAACTTATACCTGTTCTTATGTATAAAGACATTAAGGTGGCTGTTATCAAGCATCATCTTCATGATTTTGAGTTTGATATACCGGGCAAGGATACATACAGGCATAAAAAGGCAGGCGCAAAAACCGTGATACTGTCCTCCCCCGGAAAAATAGCAATGGTTAAGGATACTGAAAAAGACCTTTCCATAGAAGAAATTATCTCCGGGTACATAGATGACATTGATCTTCTCATCACCGAAGGATATAAAAAAGAGGATATGCCCAAAATCGAGGTTTATCCGAAGAAAGAGGGGGCAGAGCCTGTCTGTATCGATGACAGAAATCTTGTTGCCATCATAACGGATATCCCTTTTACCACCCATGTCCCGGTTTTTCAAAGAGACGATATAGAAGGCGTTGCAGGGTTTATATTAACAAAGTTCAAACTGGCCCAAGGCGCTTAA
- a CDS encoding GntR family transcriptional regulator: MKKLLINKDITIRRKVYSHIREMILSGIMAPNERLIEAKIAEEIGTSRTPVREALHSLELERLITSIPSVGYMVKPISEEDVSQICEIRALLEGLAARWAIQKAHKKLTKELSKNIAAAEIEVEKGNVKAFVELDGQFHEIISKHSGSERLLELTQTLRRHMLRYRAQSIFLKDVVLRAIDGHKGILEAIEAGDIQKVNEAITYHLEQSKKDTLRYAFEKSNADGTSAMSSEKGQADNG; this comes from the coding sequence ATGAAGAAGTTATTGATAAATAAAGACATAACAATACGAAGAAAGGTATACAGCCACATCCGTGAGATGATTTTAAGCGGTATAATGGCCCCCAATGAACGGTTAATAGAAGCAAAGATTGCCGAGGAGATCGGAACATCAAGGACCCCTGTAAGGGAAGCGCTTCATAGCCTTGAACTTGAGAGACTTATTACATCAATACCGAGTGTGGGTTACATGGTTAAGCCTATAAGCGAGGAGGATGTATCACAGATATGCGAGATCCGTGCTTTATTGGAAGGTCTGGCTGCCCGCTGGGCAATACAAAAGGCGCATAAAAAGCTTACAAAAGAGTTGTCAAAAAATATAGCAGCCGCTGAAATTGAGGTTGAAAAGGGAAATGTAAAGGCCTTTGTTGAGTTGGATGGCCAGTTTCATGAAATTATTTCGAAACATAGCGGCAGCGAACGTTTGCTTGAGTTAACACAGACTCTAAGACGGCATATGCTGAGATACAGGGCGCAGAGCATATTTCTAAAAGACGTTGTCTTGCGTGCCATAGACGGTCACAAAGGGATACTTGAGGCGATTGAAGCAGGCGATATTCAAAAGGTAAATGAGGCAATAACTTACCACCTTGAACAGTCAAAAAAAGATACGCTCCGCTATGCATTCGAGAAAAGCAATGCGGATGGAACCAGCGCTATGTCTTCAGAAAAGGGGCAGGCAGACAATGGTTGA
- a CDS encoding multidrug efflux RND transporter permease subunit, with protein sequence MNFSAIFIHRPVATTLITIGIVLSGIVAFQMLPVAPLPQVDFPTIQVSASLPGANPETMATSVAAPLERQFGRIAGVTEMTSTSFRGTTNITMQFDLNRNIDGAARDVQAAINAARGFLPPNLPSNPTYRKVNPADAPILIVALQSDVIDRPQLYDAASSIMQQKLSQVKGVGQVLIGGGSLPAVRVELNPLALHKYGISLSDVRGVLASTNVNKPKGQVSDDKKTWEIQANDQLRKAAQYRPVIVAYRAGSAVRLKDVANVEDSVEDVNNAGFVNDKPAVMVMIYRQPGANIIETVDRVCDLLPQLAASLPGSAKVFVVQDRTPPIRGSLKEVEKSLIVSAALVILVVFVFLRHIRSTVIPAVAVGVSLIGTFGIMYLCGYSLDNLSLMALTIATGFVVDDAIVVLENITRYIEKGLSPMEATLRGSKEITFTVLSMSISLVAVFIPILLMGGMVGRLFREFAVTLSAAILVSLVVSLTTTPMMCAMLLKPEKNYDNTWLYRASERAFNRMRDFYNVTLIWALRHSRFIFGLAVGIFIVNICLFIVIPMGFFPETDTGRIRGSIQAEQDISFQAMKTKLETVAKIIKEDPDVVYVVGSTGGGRGGSAANTASIFITLKPFEQRKSSLSEIMSRLRRKLSGLPGTPTYLQPVQDLRVGGRGGTALYQYTLQAAEISELYTWGPRILQKMRTLPELVDVASDQQMKGLEVTLAIDRDMASRFGITAAMIDNTLYDAFGQRQVSIIYTLLNQYRVVMVVEPRFWQNPDTLKEIYIKSTMGAMVPLSAFAKFETTGTSLAVPHQGQFPSVTISFNLTPQVPLGKAVASIERASREMGFPSGILGSFSGTAQAFKDSVANQPFLILGALITVYIVLGMLYESYIHPITILSTLPSAGVGALLALIICRSELNLIGLIGLFLLIGLVKKNGIMMVDFALEAERKEGKKPDEAIYEACLLRFRPIMMTTMAALLGALPLALGTGVGSELRRPMGITIVGGLVISQMLTLYTTPVMYLYLERFRLWCKGKKPFNRSYNLNRTY encoded by the coding sequence ATGAACTTTTCAGCTATTTTTATCCATAGGCCCGTTGCGACTACCCTTATTACCATAGGGATAGTGCTCTCAGGTATTGTTGCTTTTCAGATGCTGCCTGTTGCTCCTTTGCCCCAGGTGGATTTTCCGACTATCCAGGTATCGGCAAGCCTGCCGGGAGCAAACCCCGAGACTATGGCAACATCCGTTGCCGCGCCTCTTGAGCGCCAATTCGGGCGTATAGCAGGTGTAACCGAAATGACATCCACCAGTTTCCGCGGTACGACAAACATTACAATGCAATTCGATCTGAACCGTAATATCGACGGTGCTGCCCGCGATGTGCAGGCAGCGATCAATGCAGCCCGTGGTTTTCTGCCGCCCAACCTCCCCAGTAATCCGACATACCGTAAAGTTAATCCGGCTGATGCTCCTATCCTCATAGTTGCTCTCCAATCCGATGTCATAGACAGGCCTCAGTTATATGACGCCGCATCGAGCATTATGCAACAGAAGCTGTCACAGGTGAAGGGTGTAGGTCAGGTGTTGATCGGGGGAGGTTCTCTCCCTGCAGTCCGTGTTGAGTTGAACCCCCTGGCGCTTCACAAGTATGGCATCAGCCTGTCGGACGTGCGCGGTGTGTTGGCTTCCACTAATGTAAATAAGCCGAAGGGGCAGGTCTCGGATGATAAGAAAACATGGGAGATTCAGGCAAACGATCAGCTTCGAAAAGCTGCTCAGTACCGGCCGGTGATTGTTGCCTACAGGGCCGGTTCGGCAGTAAGGCTGAAGGACGTTGCGAACGTTGAGGATTCGGTGGAGGACGTGAATAACGCGGGGTTTGTGAACGATAAACCGGCCGTCATGGTAATGATCTACCGTCAGCCAGGGGCAAACATCATTGAAACCGTGGATCGCGTTTGCGATTTGCTCCCTCAATTGGCAGCTTCCTTGCCGGGAAGTGCTAAAGTATTTGTCGTCCAGGACCGCACACCGCCTATACGCGGTTCCCTGAAAGAGGTTGAGAAGTCGCTTATTGTTTCCGCTGCCCTTGTAATTCTTGTAGTCTTCGTCTTTTTAAGACATATCCGTTCCACCGTCATACCTGCAGTTGCTGTAGGGGTTTCTCTTATCGGCACATTCGGAATCATGTATCTCTGTGGTTATAGTCTCGATAATCTTTCCCTTATGGCCCTCACTATTGCAACAGGATTCGTGGTGGACGACGCTATTGTTGTCCTTGAGAACATTACCCGTTATATCGAAAAGGGGCTATCGCCCATGGAAGCCACATTACGGGGATCGAAAGAGATTACATTTACGGTACTTTCCATGAGTATTTCTCTCGTTGCCGTGTTTATTCCAATTCTTCTTATGGGTGGCATGGTAGGTCGTTTGTTCCGAGAATTTGCTGTTACTCTTTCCGCTGCGATTTTGGTTTCTCTCGTGGTCTCGCTTACAACAACGCCTATGATGTGTGCTATGCTTCTTAAACCTGAGAAAAACTATGATAATACCTGGCTCTATAGAGCAAGCGAAAGGGCCTTTAACCGGATGCGGGATTTTTATAATGTGACACTTATCTGGGCTTTACGTCACTCGCGTTTTATATTCGGTTTAGCAGTGGGTATATTCATAGTCAATATCTGTCTTTTCATTGTTATCCCAATGGGCTTTTTCCCGGAAACAGATACAGGACGTATTCGAGGCTCCATTCAGGCAGAACAGGATATATCCTTTCAGGCCATGAAGACAAAATTGGAGACTGTGGCAAAAATCATTAAAGAAGACCCCGATGTGGTGTATGTAGTTGGCTCTACCGGCGGCGGAAGAGGCGGCAGCGCAGCAAATACCGCATCCATATTTATTACATTGAAACCCTTTGAACAACGGAAAAGTAGCTTAAGTGAAATTATGTCAAGGCTCCGCAGAAAGCTTTCAGGGCTGCCGGGAACACCAACCTATCTTCAGCCTGTCCAGGATCTCCGTGTCGGAGGAAGAGGCGGTACTGCCCTGTATCAATATACACTCCAGGCCGCTGAAATCTCGGAACTCTATACATGGGGCCCCCGTATTCTCCAGAAAATGCGAACATTGCCCGAACTGGTTGATGTGGCCAGTGACCAGCAAATGAAGGGGCTGGAGGTCACGCTTGCAATTGACCGGGATATGGCTTCGAGGTTTGGGATTACTGCCGCAATGATAGATAATACCCTCTACGATGCCTTTGGTCAGCGCCAGGTATCTATCATATACACACTCTTAAACCAATACCGCGTGGTAATGGTTGTTGAACCCCGTTTCTGGCAAAACCCTGATACGCTGAAGGAAATTTATATTAAGTCTACCATGGGAGCAATGGTACCTCTCAGCGCTTTTGCTAAGTTTGAAACAACCGGCACTTCTCTTGCCGTTCCTCACCAGGGTCAGTTCCCTTCAGTCACTATCTCCTTTAATCTGACACCGCAGGTGCCTCTTGGGAAGGCGGTGGCATCAATAGAGCGAGCCAGCAGGGAGATGGGATTCCCTTCAGGTATCCTGGGGAGTTTCTCCGGCACAGCCCAGGCTTTCAAGGACTCCGTTGCAAATCAACCTTTCCTGATTCTTGGGGCTCTTATTACGGTCTACATCGTCCTCGGTATGCTCTATGAAAGTTATATACATCCCATAACAATTCTGTCCACCCTGCCTTCGGCAGGCGTGGGGGCGCTGCTGGCGCTGATCATCTGTCGTTCGGAACTGAATCTTATCGGACTTATCGGTCTATTCCTGCTTATCGGCCTTGTGAAAAAGAACGGCATTATGATGGTCGATTTTGCCCTGGAAGCAGAGCGCAAGGAAGGTAAAAAGCCCGATGAAGCAATCTATGAAGCCTGTTTGTTGCGGTTCCGCCCCATCATGATGACTACCATGGCAGCACTTCTTGGCGCACTCCCCTTGGCACTGGGAACAGGCGTGGGGTCGGAGCTTCGCCGACCAATGGGGATCACCATTGTGGGTGGGCTCGTGATCAGCCAAATGCTCACCCTTTATACAACTCCGGTGATGTATCTCTATCTTGAACGGTTCAGACTATGGTGCAAAGGGAAAAAGCCTTTTAATAGGTCTTATAATTTGAACAGAACCTATTAA
- the thiC gene encoding phosphomethylpyrimidine synthase ThiC gives MKNQNNQLIAARKGTITEIMERVAVDEGIDKALLREYIASGKATILANNKHKNFTPKGVGKGLSVKVNANIGTSTEKIDIKVELEKLRMAKEAGADAVMDLSTGGNLDEIRKTIIEEAGIPLGTVPIYQAAVETVKKRKAITNMEPDDLFDVIERHGADGVDFVTVHCGVTQGSIERLRKQGRITDIVSRGGAFLTEWMIVNKKENPLYEQFDRLIKIAKKYDMTLSLGDGLRPGCIADATDRGQIEELIILGELCAEAIKNGVQVMIEGPGHVPINQIEMNILLQKRICNDAPFYVLGPVVTDIAPGYDHITSAIGGALAGYYGADFLCYVTPSEHLGLPTPEDVREGVIVTKIAAHAADLARGNQKALERDKAMSGYRKALDWEGQIRCAIDPDKIKNFRKERNLRDDVCSMCGEFCSMKIMKDYLKK, from the coding sequence ATGAAGAATCAGAATAATCAATTGATTGCTGCACGCAAAGGAACGATCACGGAAATTATGGAGCGTGTTGCGGTGGATGAAGGCATTGATAAAGCACTTTTACGGGAATACATCGCCTCAGGTAAGGCAACAATCCTTGCCAATAACAAACATAAGAATTTCACACCTAAGGGGGTTGGGAAAGGCCTGAGCGTAAAAGTAAATGCCAATATCGGGACATCAACGGAAAAGATAGATATCAAAGTGGAGCTGGAAAAACTGAGGATGGCAAAAGAGGCCGGTGCAGATGCGGTGATGGATCTAAGTACAGGTGGCAACCTAGACGAGATCAGAAAGACAATCATAGAAGAGGCCGGTATCCCCCTTGGCACGGTCCCCATATATCAGGCAGCGGTGGAAACGGTAAAGAAGAGGAAAGCTATCACCAATATGGAGCCTGACGACCTCTTTGACGTCATAGAGCGGCATGGGGCTGATGGCGTGGATTTTGTTACAGTTCACTGCGGAGTCACTCAAGGCTCAATAGAACGTCTTAGAAAACAGGGCAGGATAACGGATATCGTAAGCAGAGGGGGTGCTTTTCTTACGGAATGGATGATAGTGAACAAGAAGGAAAACCCCTTGTATGAGCAGTTTGACCGGCTTATTAAGATTGCAAAAAAATATGATATGACTTTGAGCCTTGGCGACGGTTTAAGACCGGGATGTATTGCCGATGCAACCGACAGGGGACAGATAGAGGAGCTTATCATCCTCGGCGAACTCTGTGCAGAGGCAATAAAGAACGGGGTGCAGGTGATGATCGAAGGCCCCGGGCATGTGCCGATAAACCAGATAGAAATGAATATCCTGCTACAGAAAAGGATATGTAATGACGCGCCTTTTTATGTGCTCGGGCCCGTGGTAACTGATATTGCGCCGGGTTATGACCACATTACTTCAGCTATCGGCGGAGCCCTTGCGGGGTACTATGGGGCCGATTTTCTCTGCTATGTCACGCCTTCGGAACACCTTGGCCTCCCAACGCCGGAAGATGTAAGAGAGGGTGTTATAGTAACTAAGATCGCAGCCCATGCAGCAGACCTGGCAAGGGGTAATCAAAAGGCCTTGGAGCGCGACAAGGCAATGTCCGGATACAGGAAGGCCCTTGACTGGGAAGGGCAGATCCGGTGCGCCATTGACCCGGATAAGATAAAGAATTTCAGGAAAGAGAGAAATCTCCGCGATGATGTTTGCAGCATGTGCGGCGAATTCTGCTCGATGAAAATAATGAAGGATTATTTAAAAAAATAA
- a CDS encoding efflux transporter outer membrane subunit has protein sequence MRILHKLINRVILAAAMSALISACAVGPDYVRSTVLVPESYKENKEWKVAEPRDDLFHGPWWEIFNDPKLNFLEEQVNISNQNIAMAEAQFRQATALVQTATSSFFPTITANPAVTRSLKSSNIGQGTSGTNTVYTAPLNISSWELDVWGRIRRTVEAARANTRASAADLEGVRLSVHAALAQNYFLLRALDRQKQLLDATVQAYQRSFELATNQYKSGVVSRADVLQAETQLKTIQAQAIDVGIQRAQAEHAIALLVGKPASDFSIPISPLDATPPPIPVGVPSELLERRPDIAGTERRVAAANAQIGAAKAAYFPTVMLTGSIGYQSTDTFNWFAWPSRFWSVGPAIAEALFDGGLRGALNDQARAVYDANVASYRQTVLIGFQEVEDNLAALRILEQEALAQDEAVKTARKSLEFFLNQYKQGTVSYLNVITAQVAALNSEKTAASILGRRMTASVLLIKALGGGWERKNQGAVGD, from the coding sequence ATGCGAATTTTACACAAACTGATTAACAGGGTAATCTTAGCTGCAGCAATGTCGGCTTTAATCTCTGCCTGCGCCGTAGGCCCAGATTACGTGAGATCCACAGTCCTTGTGCCGGAATCTTATAAGGAGAATAAAGAGTGGAAGGTGGCAGAGCCAAGGGACGATTTGTTCCATGGCCCATGGTGGGAGATATTTAATGATCCCAAATTGAATTTCCTCGAAGAGCAGGTCAATATCTCAAACCAGAATATCGCTATGGCGGAAGCACAGTTCCGACAGGCAACCGCTCTGGTCCAGACTGCCACATCAAGTTTTTTTCCTACCATTACTGCAAACCCTGCTGTAACCCGTTCTTTAAAGTCTTCCAATATCGGCCAAGGTACTTCCGGTACAAACACCGTCTATACGGCTCCTCTTAATATATCTTCGTGGGAATTGGATGTCTGGGGCCGGATACGCCGTACTGTAGAGGCAGCCCGGGCCAATACCCGGGCGAGCGCGGCAGACCTTGAAGGGGTTCGGCTAAGCGTTCATGCTGCCCTTGCCCAGAACTACTTTCTGTTACGTGCGCTTGACAGGCAAAAGCAGCTTCTTGATGCGACGGTTCAAGCCTACCAGAGGTCTTTCGAATTAGCTACGAACCAATATAAGAGCGGTGTTGTGTCCCGGGCAGATGTACTCCAGGCGGAAACTCAACTCAAAACAATACAGGCCCAGGCAATCGATGTAGGCATTCAGCGTGCTCAGGCAGAACATGCCATTGCCCTGCTTGTGGGGAAACCTGCATCCGATTTTTCCATTCCTATTTCACCTCTCGATGCAACTCCTCCTCCCATACCGGTCGGAGTGCCGTCGGAACTGCTCGAACGCAGACCTGATATAGCAGGCACCGAGCGACGTGTTGCTGCTGCAAACGCACAGATTGGAGCTGCCAAAGCTGCATACTTCCCGACTGTCATGCTAACAGGATCAATAGGCTATCAAAGCACAGATACCTTTAACTGGTTTGCCTGGCCAAGTCGTTTCTGGTCTGTTGGACCTGCAATTGCTGAAGCCTTATTTGACGGAGGCTTAAGAGGAGCCCTGAATGATCAAGCTCGTGCTGTTTATGATGCGAATGTGGCCTCCTACCGCCAAACAGTACTTATCGGATTTCAGGAGGTAGAAGACAATCTGGCCGCCCTCCGTATCCTTGAACAGGAGGCGCTGGCACAAGATGAGGCAGTGAAGACGGCACGGAAATCTTTGGAGTTTTTCCTCAATCAGTATAAGCAGGGAACGGTGAGTTATCTTAATGTGATAACAGCACAAGTGGCGGCATTAAACAGCGAAAAAACGGCGGCCAGCATCTTGGGCCGACGGATGACCGCCAGTGTGCTTCTTATCAAAGCCCTCGGCGGGGGCTGGGAAAGGAAAAATCAAGGCGCAGTAGGAGATTGA